In the Geobacter sp. FeAm09 genome, one interval contains:
- a CDS encoding 4-hydroxybenzoate octaprenyltransferase: MATETRLMRKITVFLEMIKFSHTVFALPFALTGALLAANGLPTGRQVLWIILAMAGARTAAMGLNRLIDAEIDAKNPRTANRAIPAGLIGKGATLVFIVAATLVLLFAAMMLNPLCLKLAPVAIFFLVLYSFCKRFTALAHVVLGICLAAAPMGAWIAIRGSIDTPALILGGIVLFWVAGFDILYALQDLEFDRAAGLHSIPVMLGVGGSLWAARLFHLVMLGLLLLLFVTMHLGVLFLAGILVASAMLLYEHLLLKDGNLDKLDAAFFNMNGYISIAILAFTAAELLVKWP; the protein is encoded by the coding sequence ATGGCAACGGAAACACGACTCATGCGCAAGATCACCGTATTCCTGGAGATGATCAAGTTCTCCCATACAGTCTTTGCGCTCCCCTTTGCCCTGACCGGGGCGCTTCTGGCGGCCAACGGCCTTCCCACCGGCCGTCAGGTCCTCTGGATCATCCTGGCCATGGCCGGTGCCCGCACGGCGGCCATGGGGCTGAACCGCCTGATCGACGCCGAGATCGACGCCAAGAACCCCCGTACCGCCAATCGCGCCATCCCGGCCGGCCTGATCGGCAAGGGGGCAACCCTGGTATTCATCGTTGCGGCCACGCTGGTTTTGCTCTTTGCCGCCATGATGCTCAACCCGCTCTGCCTGAAGCTGGCCCCGGTGGCCATCTTCTTCCTGGTGCTCTACTCCTTTTGCAAGCGCTTTACCGCCCTGGCCCACGTGGTGCTGGGGATTTGCCTGGCAGCGGCCCCCATGGGGGCCTGGATCGCCATTCGCGGCAGCATCGACACCCCCGCCCTGATCCTGGGGGGCATCGTCCTCTTCTGGGTGGCCGGCTTCGACATCCTCTACGCCCTCCAGGACCTGGAGTTCGACCGCGCCGCCGGGCTGCACTCCATCCCGGTCATGCTCGGGGTCGGGGGATCGCTCTGGGCGGCGCGCCTGTTCCACCTGGTGATGCTGGGACTGCTCCTGCTGCTGTTCGTCACCATGCACCTGGGGGTGCTGTTTTTGGCCGGCATCCTGGTGGCCAGCGCCATGCTGCTGTACGAACACCTGCTGCTCAAGGACGGCAACCTGGACAAGCTGGATGCGGCCTTTTTCAACATGAACGGCTATATCAGCATCGCCATCCTGGCCTTCACGGCAGCAGAGCTGCTGGTGAAGTGGCCATGA